A window of Desulfuromonas acetoxidans DSM 684 genomic DNA:
CGTGCAACGACATTTATCGTCCTCCCTTTTCCCGGACAGCCGGGCAAAACATATTGTTGTCGACCTTCTGCACCAGGGCTTCGAGTGTCCGTGTGGTCAGGGTGATGACGCCGGTCAGATCGTCGGCCAGCTTGTGGTAATCGCGGACCATTTCGACGTTGTTTTCGTACATGCGCACCACGGCCTCAAAGCGTTTTTCCTGACCGGTGATCAGCTCTCCGGTGCGGTCGCGAAAATCCAAAATGATGTCATTGACCCGAACATTCTGCTCGGTGAGCATTTTGTTGAGCCGGTCATTCTGACCGACAATCTGTTCGTTGATGCGGGTATCCTGCTGGGCCATGGTGGCCTGCATCGTGCCGACAGACTCTTGAAAGGTGGTCAGGGTTTTGTCGGCCCGGCGGCCCTGGCTGTAGAGCACGGCAATGAGCGTGATCCACGGCCCGAAAAACAGCAGAGACACCACGGAGAGCGGCAGCACGCCGATGTTTTTCAGGATGGTGAGGATCGTTGCCAGGGCGGCTAAATGTTCGGGTGTCAAAATGGCCTCCTGACCCGTTACTCGGCAGCAACGCTGTTGGCAATGGCGGCGATCTGCGTCATCAGGGCGGCACCGTCGGTGGTGACGATTTCCGGTAACTCATAGCCGCGCAGATTGAGAAACGAGCGCACTACAGTTCGCAACGTGGTCAGCGTGCCCATGATCGATTCGCGGGCAACGTCGGAGAGGTCGGTCTTTTCTGCCAGGCGCTGTTCAAACACGTTGCCGATTTCTGTCAGGGTGACGGTTTTTCCCTGGGGCCATTCAGTGGCTGCGGCTGCGGCGACCTCGGCAACGATAGGCGCACGCTCCGGGTGTTTGGTGAGATACACCTCAACCGTCGGCAGCAACGCGGCGTCAATGGCTTCACTAAGTAGGTTCTTTGCGGCATCAGTGGTGATCAGCTCTGCGGCCTTGTTTGAGTTGGTGCCGGTACAGGCAGGCAGAATGCACAGGCCGCACAGCAGGGCAACGACAAAGACAACGGTCAGGACATGAATAAAGCGTTCCATAGATCTTCCTCCTCGTTAATGGTCAGGACGGGGTTACAGGCATCTACAACGGCCCCCGGATTGGCGGTAATGTCGAAGACAAAGCCAGAGGCAAGCCAGCATTCCTGGATGTAGGTGGAGCACACCTTCTGGATCACCGGGATCTCTGTGCCGATCTTCTGGCTCAGCCACACTTTGACCAGGGAAAACCAGCCGTACCAGCGCGACATCACCGAGCTGTTGCGGTATTTACGGGCGGCTGTTGCCACGGCGTCCTGGTTCTGACGCACCAGCTTCGGCGCTCGGCAATAGCGTAGATTCTCTTTCTGGCGGCGACGCACCCACTCACTGGCTGGCATACTTTGAAATCCGGTGCCTTCGACAAACTCATAGGCGTACAGCCCGGCGGTGTCCCACACCAGCATGGCCACATGGCTGTAAGATTCGCCGGTAAAAGCGCGAATAATGCGCCCTGCAATACCGGAGCCTTTGACGGCCAACACATCGCCGGTGGCGGCAATTTTGCGCAGTTGCTCGTAGGTCATACGTCATCCCTCCAGGTGGTCAGGGCGTTAATCATGGCTTCGGCGATTTGCTGCCAGGCGGTCTCGCTGAGCAACCAGCGCAGATCTGCCGGATTGGTCATAAAGCCAAACTCCAGCAGGCAGGCGGGGCAGGCGGTCTGAGTGAGGACAACGAACTTTTCCTCTTTGTCGCGGTCGCCGTCGCTCGGATCGGTGCGCATCACCTTGCCGACGGTGGTCTTTTCCAGCTCGGCGATCAGCAGCTCGGCCACGGTATCGGACTCGGTGCGTCCCGGCGAGGTGAACACCTCCATGCCGGTGGCTCTTGGACTGGAGGCGGCATTGCAATGAAAGGATAAAAACAGCGCCGGTCGGTAGACCTTGGAAAGCTCGGCACGCTGTGACAGGGTGAGCTGCAGATCGTTGCAGCGGGTATAGGCGACGTCAAAGCCATGCAGCAACAGGGCTTCGCCGACAACTTGGGCAATTTTCAGGTTGATGTCGGCTTCACGGTAGACGCTGGTGCTCTCTTGTAGTATGGCCAGTGCGCCAGGATCGCTGCCGCCGTGTCCTGGATCGATCAAGATCAACGGTTTGTTCATTTTCGACCATTCCTTTGTATTAAGGTGGCGGGGAGCAAAAGCTCCCCGCGTTACAGGAGGACAGCACGGGGCAGGTCGCGCTGTGTATGGTCGGATCATAGGGGATATTTAGATAGGTGGCCTGTGCAACTTGCTTGATTTTGCACAAGAAAAGCCCCTTTCCTCAAAAAAGAAGAAAGGGGCTTGAATGGTGACTTTTTAAACTGGCCCGCCGGTTCGTACCGGCCCTGTGCCGGGGCGCTTCAACAACGCGGAATGTGGCGGGCCATAGGGTTAAAACAGCGCCATCTGTCGCGGGTCGATGGCGTTGTTACGTTGATAGGTGTTGTTGCGCTCCAGGTAGGCGGCTAGCTCATCGTGACGCACCCGGCGGGATCGGCGCAGCATGTAGCTGTCAAGAGTGGCCGGATTGAGCGGCTGACCGCTGTCGGGGTCCGGCTCGTAGTCGCCAACCATAGTCCAGAAGGTGCGCGGGCAGATGCCGAGGATAGCCACCACTTCCGAAGGATTGTAGCTGGCTTTCTTCGGCTGCCCAGCCGCACGCAACATGCCGAGGAGCTTTTGTTCGCCGATGCTGACCTTATCCATGGCTCCGATCCTGGATGATCTCCGGCCCGAGACTGTATTCTTCCGGGCGGTGGCGTTTGATATAGCCCATGATCCGGTCATCGGCAAATTCCAGCAGCCACCAGTCCGGGCCGTACTGCTTTTTCATGCCGTTTTCAAATAGTTTCTTCAGGGCTTCAATGGCGAGATAGGCGTCGCGGCTGGTGCGCACTTTGCCGTTTTTGATGCGGGCGCGTTTTTCCAGGAACAGCTCAAGGCCGTTTTCGACCCGCCAGTCGATCAGTTCGGCGAGGATCTGAATCTTCTCCCGCTCAGCTGGGCTGGCCAAGGAAACCGTCTTGCCGCCTTGCTTGGTCGTGCGGCGGGCAGGCTTGACACTTACGCTGCGCCAATCCGGGTTGACGGGTTTTAGCAGGAATCCCTTTTTCTGTAAAATATCGATAAATCGATTGGCCTGGTGAAGATCAAGCCGAGTGCAGCTTTGGACGCCAAATTCATCCATGAGCAGTTCGCGGTAAGCGGAATCATCCATGCCGAGTTCCTTTTTCGCCATCTGGATAATGCGGATTTGCTTGTTAGTTATTCCCGCTGGTTTTGCCATAATTCCCCTCCGATGCTGATTTGAAAAACGCCGCTGCTATCTCCCGATCTTCGTCACTTAACCCCTCCGGCAGATTCTTACGCTCCGGTCGGCGTGGCATGTTTGCGTAGAGGTCTTTCGGTTCCGGCCAGCCATCAAAGCTGCTGATCAGTTGCTCAAAGCCCTCACGAATGCGCGGCTGATCTATTTCACGGATAGTCTGATTGCGTTTAACCAGGAACCGTTCAAATTCGGATGCCGTAACCAGGATGGTGTCTGCGGCTGGTGCGCCATTGCGTTTGAGTACGATTAGCCGGGCCAGCCCGGCACCGATCTCTTGCTTCAGCCAGTCATCACCGGCCCATTCCAGCAAACTTGCCGCCGCTTGCTTGCTTTTGCTCATGCCAGGCTGACGACCATTTTCCACCACCCACCGTTGCGGCTGATCAGTTGACACGGTTTCCAGCACGCTCAACAGATAGTTGTGGTTTTTAAACGGCTTGGCTGTGCCTTGCTTGCGCTTGGCATGAATCGCATCAACGGTGTCCTGCAGGGCAATGGCCAGCCGATCCGGCTCAATGCCGAGTTCAACCACTTCATTGACCAGCTTGAGCGCCTTGGTATAGCTCAAATCGCGCTGCGCGGTGCGAAACAGGCCGATGTATTGCACCAGTGGCCGGAATAGCTGGCCCTGCTGTGATAGAGCAATCAGCAAATCGCGCCCGGCATCGCTTGCGACAATGGCCTCCAGGCTGAAGGTGCAATGACAAACGGGGCAGCGTAGTTTCATTGTAACCTCAACCGATCTTCTCCGGTCATTCCGGCATGAAGCTGGGCCTGATCACCGGCTTGAAGACCGGCGATGACAGATCCACTATCATCGCGGCGGGCTTTCTTATGTTTCCGATTGGTGTCCTCTACCAGGCTTTCGCCATGGTTGGTTTCGATCCATTGAGTGATAGCGTCTTGTTGCTCTTGTTTCGGGGCTAGGTCCACCACCTTACTGGCCGCCATTGATACCCATGCACGACAAAAAGCATCGGCCCTGCGCACCTTTGTTGCTCGTTTGCAACGTTTGAGCGTTGTCAGGTGGTGCTTGCGATCCCGCTCCAACTGCCGGTGCAGAACGTCGAAAGCATAGCTCGACAATTCGGCAGCGCTATCAATGCCAATAAACTGCGCGGAACTAAACCAACCATAGAAGCCGACGTATTCAGTCACAAGAAGCAGGCGGCAACCAAAAGCATCCGCAACCATTCGCGCAAGCCACTTGATGTGTATTGCCGGATTTTTCACCTTGCCGATCCTTGTTTTTGCCTCTTTGACGTCGGACAGACGGACATAGGTCATGGTGACGTTATGTTTCTGCATCAGCTCTTGAGCGCGTTGCAAGGCCAGTGCGGCCTCGTGAGCGTTGCTTGACTTCGACAGAGCCAAGAGCTTTTTGATTTTTTCAACGTGATCCTGGTTCATTCTTCACCTCGTACTGATTCAACCCACACCACAACGCGGGGGTTACGCTTCAGGGCCTCGTATTGGCTCAGCGGGATCTGGATATCCATGCCGACATGGACAATGGCCTGGGACTGCTCACCAACCACGACCCGTTTCAGATCCATGATGCCCAGGCACGGTTGCGGCCAGGTGATTTGTTTGGCTTTTGACATGTTCAACTCCGCATGTGCAGTGATATCCGTTCCAGACTTGACCGGCGGCGCATTCGCCGCTGTGACCAGCAGCGATCAGTTGCCGCATTTCTCAGGCTTCCGGGGCGTAAATGCCTCCTTCAGGGCTGCTTGTCATCAACCTTGTATTCCTTGCGCTGGCGGAATTCTTCCTGTTTGCCTTTGTTCCACTGCTGGATTGGCCGGAAGAAGCCCACAACGCGGCTATACACTTCTGTCGGTGCTTTGCACTTGCTCATGATTTACCACCTCTGTCTGTTTACGCAGCAGAATTCCAAAGCCGAACCCTCCGCAGTAGCAGAGGAGGAACAGCAAGAAAATCACCGGGAAAATGCCGTCTTTTTTCCATCCGTTATAAAAGCCCAGCCCCGTCGCAGCGATGCACCAAAGCAGGGGCATGTAGTCAAAAAGTTTCATTGCGATTTCCTTTGAAAAAGTCCCGGAGGGGTGAAGGAGGTTAACCCCTCCGGGAAATGTCGTGCTTCTGGCTGCTCTTCAGACCAGGGCCGCCACACCCTGATGACCACCATTTCCCCGGCATCAGGGAAATGGCTGTTTCGCTATTGTTCGAGTTGTTCCGCTGCGCTTTCCAGCGCATTTCTCACATATTCAGCTTCTTTTGACTTGCGGCTCTCAAGTGGAACTGTGGCCTGCAATAGAAGGTCGGCAACCAGGTCAGGATCAAGTCCCATTTCTTCTAGCTCTTCGCGATCTTCGAACATTTATTTCTCCTCTAAGAAATAACGACCTTGCGGCCCGTTGTAACCAGGATCGCTTCGCCCATCACATCTTCACAGGGCATATTGTCCGGTAAATCTTTGAGTGCGTTTCTCAGTTGGCCAATGGTGGTGACGTCATACTCTTTGATGGCTGCCAGCTCCCGATGGTGTGCTTCGCCTTTTTCCCAGGCTGCAGGTGATGGATAAACGCGGTCTCCGTCTGTGATTCCCATAGTCATGACGCTTCCTCCTCTTGTTTCTGGTTGAGGAACTGCTGTTTTGCTTCCTTAGTCTGCTGCTTGGCCCATGAAATACCTTGTTCAATGGCATCTTCGAGACTTTCAGAATAGATCCACTTCATGGAGTAATACCCCCATCCAAAAGAACACGATGTTTCTGAAAAATACTTTCTTACCGGCGTTTCAAAGTGGACAAGAAAGCCGAACTTCTCCTTTTGCATGAGCCATTCGTGCAGAGTTTCTTTGTCGTAATTTTCCTCAACGACCCAATTAGGTGCCTTGCCGAAGATCTCTTCAAGGGTATCTTCATAGTCCTCAAAGAGTTCTGCAAGATCATCATTTACCTGGTCTGGATTAGCGGCGAGATAGATAATTTTCCCAATACGAAGAGATTCTTCGTAACATCTCTCAGCGACTTCTACGTGATTTTGCATGGCTGTCCTCCCCAACCTCACGCGACTTGCGCGGGATGTTTATTGATCGTTCTCTTGAGCGGGTTTTTAATCCATTCACCTGCCACCTCGATAAATGGCGGAAGGTGTTTTTTGTTAAATGCCGCACGTTGCTTGGTGCCGCACTCCTGACAAAATCCACTCTTGTTGTTGGCATAAATCGGATGAGTACATCCGTCGACCTTGCACACGCCGGTCGGCTCATAGCGATATTTTTTAACCGTGGGTACCGGCATTTTCATCACGGTTTTCTGTGATTCATAAACCCGATTACCGCACTGGCTACAACGGATGAATCTCTCACGGCCCAACACGGTGAGGTCAAACTCCACGCTGAGCGAGGCTGATCCGGCACCGCATTTAGGGCAAACGATTTTACTGGCCATCACACAGCCTCCCGGAGGAGTTCCTCCCCCTCTTCGAGCAGGGCTGCGACCATCTTGTCTATCTCGCTGCCGACCGGCTTGATCTGCACCTGATCGGTGTCGTCTGTAACGGTGACGCCGATTTTCTTCAGCTGGGCGACGGTGAGATTGCCCAGGGGTGTCTTCAGCACCGACTCCTCTTCTTTAATCAGGGTGTCGGCAATGTCAGAGAGGTATTTGCGGATCAGCTTGATCACGGTTTCTTCGTCATCAAAACTGAGCTTTCCTTTTTCTTTTCTAAAGCCAACGCGCACCCCGGCAATGACCATGGTTTTAGGCTTCTGGAAATAGCTGGGGCTTTCTTTGATGGTTGAGTGCAGTACGGCCTGGCTTTCGGCGACGTCTTCAGCTGCGGCCTTAATGGCAGGAAGGTGAACGCGCTTGACCTTCTCCAGTTCGTCTTGCAGCGTCTGGACTAAACCGCTGAGGGCTTTGTGTTTGGTGGCAAAATCCTGAGTGTTTTTTTCGATGGTGGCTAAGTCGCTCATGGTGTTGTTTTCTCCTCTTAATACAGTGCCTGGATCACATCGCCGGTGACCCGTTCTTCGCCCATTTCATGGGCCAGATTGATTGCGTCAATAACCAGACTGTTAACGCGCAGCGGATGGGCAAGACTGACTTTGCGTCGGCTATCGTCCTGGGTGGTGAGTCGGCTGCTAATCATGTCGAAGGCATCATCGGTAAAGATGCTGTCGAGCTTGACGCCCAACCGCTCAAACTTAACCTTCAGATAGCCTTTGAGTGAGCCGTTAAGGCCGTGAATTTCAGCGATCTGCACACGCTGAATAACCTCACGCATGTCGATATTCTGAGACTCCGTGAAGCGGCTTTTCAGCTCAGTTTGTGCGACCAGGATAATGCCGAGCATTTTCTTATAGCCGTCTTCAAGTTCATGGAAGCGCTTGAGATATTTCAGCACCGGCACACTCAAATCGTGGGATTCTTCCAGAATGATGACGTGGCGAAAACCGTTGCGGCTGCG
This region includes:
- a CDS encoding N-acetylmuramoyl-L-alanine amidase, translated to MNKPLILIDPGHGGSDPGALAILQESTSVYREADINLKIAQVVGEALLLHGFDVAYTRCNDLQLTLSQRAELSKVYRPALFLSFHCNAASSPRATGMEVFTSPGRTESDTVAELLIAELEKTTVGKVMRTDPSDGDRDKEEKFVVLTQTACPACLLEFGFMTNPADLRWLLSETAWQQIAEAMINALTTWRDDV
- a CDS encoding phage protein GemA/Gp16 family protein produces the protein MAKPAGITNKQIRIIQMAKKELGMDDSAYRELLMDEFGVQSCTRLDLHQANRFIDILQKKGFLLKPVNPDWRSVSVKPARRTTKQGGKTVSLASPAEREKIQILAELIDWRVENGLELFLEKRARIKNGKVRTSRDAYLAIEALKKLFENGMKKQYGPDWWLLEFADDRIMGYIKRHRPEEYSLGPEIIQDRSHG
- a CDS encoding DUF2786 domain-containing protein; this encodes MNQDHVEKIKKLLALSKSSNAHEAALALQRAQELMQKHNVTMTYVRLSDVKEAKTRIGKVKNPAIHIKWLARMVADAFGCRLLLVTEYVGFYGWFSSAQFIGIDSAAELSSYAFDVLHRQLERDRKHHLTTLKRCKRATKVRRADAFCRAWVSMAASKVVDLAPKQEQQDAITQWIETNHGESLVEDTNRKHKKARRDDSGSVIAGLQAGDQAQLHAGMTGEDRLRLQ
- a CDS encoding host-nuclease inhibitor Gam family protein, with product MSDLATIEKNTQDFATKHKALSGLVQTLQDELEKVKRVHLPAIKAAAEDVAESQAVLHSTIKESPSYFQKPKTMVIAGVRVGFRKEKGKLSFDDEETVIKLIRKYLSDIADTLIKEEESVLKTPLGNLTVAQLKKIGVTVTDDTDQVQIKPVGSEIDKMVAALLEEGEELLREAV
- a CDS encoding helix-turn-helix domain-containing protein, whose product is MDKVSIGEQKLLGMLRAAGQPKKASYNPSEVVAILGICPRTFWTMVGDYEPDPDSGQPLNPATLDSYMLRRSRRVRHDELAAYLERNNTYQRNNAIDPRQMALF